One window of the Nicotiana tabacum cultivar K326 chromosome 4, ASM71507v2, whole genome shotgun sequence genome contains the following:
- the LOC107826180 gene encoding peptide methionine sulfoxide reductase: MASKEEGSSKSTNPALDPDLDNPDNPGLEFAQFAAGCVWGVELAFQRVEGVVKTEVGYSQGHVHDPNYKLVCSGTTDHAEVIRIQFDPNVCPYTNLLSLFWSRHDPTTLNRQGNDVGNQYRSGIYYYNDAQAQLARESLEAKQKEFTDKKIVTEILPAKRFYRAEEYHQQYLEKGGGRGAKQSAAKGCNDPIRCYG; this comes from the exons ATGGCTTCTAAAGAAGAGGGTAGCAGCAAGTCAACCAACCCAGCACTGGATCCGGATCTGGACAACCCGGATAATCCGGGTCTGGAATTTGCCCAGTTTGCAGCAGGCTGCGTCTGGGGAGTGGAATTGGCATTCCAGAGGGTCGAAGGAGTAGTGAAGACGGAGGTAGGCTACTCTCAGGGCCATGTCCACGACCCAAATTACAAGCTCGTTTGCTCCGGTACCACCGACCATGCAGAGGTGATTCGGATCCAGTTTGACCCGAATGTCTGCCCATATACCAATCTGCTTTCTCTCTTTTGGAGTCGTCATGATCCCACCACTCTAAATCGCCAG GGTAACGATGTGGGGAATCAGTACCGCTCAGGAATATACTACTATAACGATGCTCAGGCTCAACTAGCAAGGGAATCATTGGAAGCTAAGCAGAAGGAATTTACGGATAAGAAGATTGTCACAGAAATTCTTCCTGCAAAGAGATTTTATAGAGCTGAAGAGTATCACCAACAATATTTAGAAAAGGGTGGTGGCAGAGGTGCCAAGCAGTCAGCTGCAAAGGGCTGCAATGACCCAATAAGGTGCTACGGTTGA